From the Paenibacillus sp. FSL H8-0548 genome, one window contains:
- a CDS encoding ParB/RepB/Spo0J family partition protein gives MSKRLGRGLDALIPSLSVNDDDKVIEITLSQLRPNPYQPRKTFDEDSIRELAESIKQHGIIQPIIVRTVLKGYEIIAGERRFRASQYCGNATIPAVVRSFSDQQVMEIALIENLQREDLNAIEVAIAYQALIDKFKLTQEELSMKVGKSRSHIANFVRLLSLPTEIKDNVSRGTISMGHARALVGIKDDKLQKELADLVVSQEWSVRELEEAIQKLELKQPDDKAKPSQKKRDPYIDHLEESLRERFKTTVKIKQQKDKGKIELQYYSKQDLERLLELLQYMA, from the coding sequence ATGAGCAAGCGGCTAGGTAGAGGGCTGGATGCGCTTATCCCATCGCTTTCTGTGAATGACGATGATAAAGTGATTGAAATTACATTGTCTCAATTGAGACCCAATCCATATCAGCCTAGAAAAACATTTGATGAGGATTCCATCAGAGAATTAGCGGAATCCATCAAGCAACATGGAATTATTCAGCCTATTATCGTTCGTACTGTACTTAAAGGTTATGAAATTATTGCCGGTGAACGCCGTTTCCGTGCATCGCAGTACTGTGGGAATGCTACCATTCCAGCAGTTGTAAGATCATTTTCAGATCAGCAGGTTATGGAAATTGCACTTATAGAAAACCTGCAGCGTGAGGATTTGAACGCAATCGAAGTTGCGATCGCTTATCAAGCGCTTATAGATAAGTTTAAACTTACGCAAGAAGAGCTTTCTATGAAGGTTGGCAAATCCCGTTCACATATTGCGAATTTTGTGCGTTTGTTATCATTGCCGACTGAAATCAAAGATAATGTTTCACGTGGAACAATTTCCATGGGACATGCAAGAGCATTAGTTGGTATTAAAGATGATAAGCTTCAAAAGGAATTGGCGGATCTCGTTGTTTCACAAGAGTGGAGTGTTCGTGAACTAGAAGAGGCTATTCAAAAGCTGGAGTTAAAGCAGCCGGATGATAAAGCAAAGCCAAGCCAGAAGAAACGTGATCCTTATATTGATCATTTAGAGGAATCATTACGTGAACGATTTAAGACAACGGTGAAAATTAAACAGCAAAAAGACAAGGGTAAAATTGAGCTTCAATACTATAGCAAACAGGATCTAGAACGATTGCTAGAATTGCTTCAGTATATGGCGTAA